Proteins encoded by one window of Acidimicrobiales bacterium:
- a CDS encoding Rho termination factor N-terminal domain-containing protein — translation MHMSDEQQLERSVLERKERDELHAIAEAMGLKPASRTRKADLIDEILRVTGVVTGSDNGSAPADSGNGDTPAADAERPRRG, via the coding sequence GTGCACATGAGCGATGAGCAGCAGCTCGAACGCTCGGTCCTGGAGCGCAAGGAGCGCGACGAGCTCCACGCCATCGCCGAAGCCATGGGCCTCAAGCCCGCCAGCAGGACGCGCAAGGCCGACCTGATCGACGAGATCCTCCGGGTGACCGGAGTGGTCACCGGATCCGACAATGGTTCGGCACCGGCGGACTCGGGCAACGGAGACACTCCCGCCGCCGACGCCGAGCGTCCCCGGCGCGGCC